The genomic segment attttagattttaatgaatactgagcacattaactatttgtttattctgttcaaatcataaggatcaatagtgataagaatgttaatgtcaatctggtctgtcagtttttgtaaattattgttgctaaaccatggcctgaagttatagattgctccatagttgcaaattacttaaaccaatgttggtaccagatagtacccagtagttaaacccagcatgtcaacacctaggtacttgacagataaatgcattccttaaaatttggagggaactgacaatcctatttttaatagattcattctttatctggttctagagtatgacagatagtttcgcttaatgcggatgtgaaaaggtagaccctatcttagcctaatttttttgtagttactagtatgtgctaggatagcttaattgctgattttctaagtaggcctaagagtttatagggctccttgtttttgttgtgttaaataaaacccagaaaaggccacattccatcttcggtaagttagcacatgttacatgcctaagtcattttcctatttttttcatctaattaatttcttatttgcatgcttttcggtttaactcaaaagaacatcaatgcatccaactttttagagagcaattttataaaatttaacttacttacccacacaaaaatgccataaaattgacagccatgtcgaacctcatgtgtggtccccatttttaggccttcctgtaccttctgcttatcctctgcttctgcttttgctgcatttttattgttactgcttccacctcacttgctactccacgtgttaccacatcaagtcgcttggatcatcacctccggaacctgcattccttccaatcggctacacctaataccgattgccttccactacctgctagacattctggaagcatcctaactggtcgatctgctactgcctcttttgacccaaacgtatagctgccaacaaaggAGCTCCATTCAGTCAGGTGGGCCCTGCTACCAGTCggagagactcagaatttcaggtagccccttttctttttttggcttggtttcttCAAGTATTGATTTATCGGCTCGTTgcaatttatagattatttttttttttttgaattaatatgtagaaataatcacagattttaaattcaatttagtaaaattgtttatataaccaccatcactgatttgatttgaaattgggaactgagtatatacgtatatgcgaggtattatcagatgtacaattgaataagtattaagtgctaaattttactttattttctttctcataattttaaatttcataattataatttaagtattagagcattactgtcttagtatttattttttttgaattgaggttatagattaacttagttgtcaattatgacattgatttatctttcaatactaaagctgggtttaacgatataaagctgcgttttctttgcgtgccctaataaaggctaataatcataaccctggaacccacatttaggcattgtgcgagaaacagtgcaataaaTGTTGTTTACTATCACTATCTTACCAGTGATTATCAGAGAAAAATGTGCATGCGTAAGTTTTATTGTATAAGTTGTAACCTTTTGTGTAAGATTTTATATACTTGTATTTTGTAGATGTATTTTGTTTGACCCAGTGTTATGGTAAGATCGTGAATAGTACCTTGTGTTTtatataattaactttttactattatacacaataaatatttctttgacTATGACTAGAAAGTTTCCTGATATTATCCAACCAAGATGAGAATTTACCCATTTATGAATTCCTGAATTTATAAAAGGTGtctaattcaaaaaattttacactttactaaaatctaatttttcttttaccttCTTTATAAGACCTCTCCAACTCCAAATCCTTTATTTGTTCCTTAAGTTGCTCAATTTCCTTGTTTCTATCATCTAATTGTGTCAGTAATCCTAAATAAAACATTCATATTTATGTTGATTGAAGTTCATTGGTGCatctttttaaattcattttgtttACTCTCTTTAATTACCTTGTACAGATTCCCTTAGTTGACCGCTTAATTCTTTAAGTTCTTCAATAACTGTAGACTCATTTTTCGGATGTTTGTTCCCAATAATAATGGGAGTTGGTTCTTTTTCTTCCTTAATAGGGATTGAGTTGCAGTTGCTCTCAAAGGACTCAATTATTCCTGCAAGCAAgaacaatataatttattctatttatatGGAGTGGATATGATTGATTTACCTTTTTGAGCCAAGTAACATATGAGAGAATCATGAGTctcaaaattcttaaatatctTATCCTCCAAGTTCTCAATCCCTTGAGAATATTTTGTACAAGATCCCCTTTCACATTCCAAATGTTGTTTCTCTAATCTTTTAAAGTAGCTCTTCTTTATTTGTAAATTGCTTATTTGCCTATGAAATGACTGTTAATCTGGATAAACTCTAGATAATTGTAACAAACCTCTCATTCCATTCTTTCTGTAATTGAATGCATTCAAATGCATGTTTATTGTCTTTAATTTCCAGACATTTTTTGAAAAGCTCGATTGCCTCCATATGACTTTCAATAGATTCATCAAATTGCTTCCGACGGGCAAGGGTTACCGCCTTACGCTCCATTGAGTGAGCCTAGAAATacaaaatgtttatatatttcTATCTAAATGTAAGATTTTCCTCTTGACATAtttaaactgcaaaaaatgattaattatattgacataagtgtattttattaaaaacttttagaaaattAGTCTGAAGGGATGAGTGACTAAGAAAAAGTTCTCCTAGtgataaatttgaaatatctaGTCTAGTAATAAATGTAGCTGTTGCAATCACTTTAAGGGGGTTATGGTATATGTTCGTATTTTATGTCCTTTCTtcagaaatgtttttatttgtcttataATTACTATATTATGTTGTAAAATGTATGTAAAAAGttacatatataaatacattttccCAAGAATAGTACCTAGGTACACAATGGTGCACATGCAgcttctaataattttaattaagtaaatattctaaaatgttttataactaactatataacttaaatagtttataagtataatttttgaatgtgacagattttaatttaatctaaaatacttattttaaccTGCTATTAATTCAAATGGCTTTATGACaaacttttttgtaaatattaattttaataaaattaaaaaaaactcagacaaatgttttattctaataaccactttttaaaatttattttgtatttatttgtaGGGAGAAGTTCTTTTGATAGTATATTATATCTTTTTAGGTTTTGTATAAGAAAGGGCTTCTTTGACATTTTGAAAGTCTGCTACTAGGAATTACtgctataatattaataatattaattgccTAGTCCAGATCCTGTcattatgtatttaaatatgtgttttagtTTTGAACATATGTATACCTTTAGATTTTATATAGATCTCATTCATCTGTAGAATATTTGCTTCTCTAAAGAGCTCAGTGATAAATcagtaaaaaatattgactCTTTTTATGTAATGATGGAGTAAATTTGCCATCACTTAGGACGCATGAACTTGTAAAatgtatatacagtgctttcatttcaaaatttcaaaacgatccacgatttttttaactttctaaaaaaaaacgtcaaattagatattcAGGGTGACGttacctccagctaacctcactttaatatgtcaaatgggaacccccatcgtgtgatacatcatagtaagcagcgtaaaattctctattcaacggtaccaaaaaaaatgaaatcggtaaatgtgtaagcaaatagttagcgaaaatgtctagaaataattaatattttatttacgccaaactttggtattttaaatgaatacttttagtgtggtacctacatcattttaaaattcttacattttttataatagatcatcaaaaaaaaaatgcaagcaatttagaagttaaaatgtgtggtaacaaacagtacatttagttcaagcaaattattaatttttttaagtaaagaatgtgtaccgttatttgcgagaaaaaagactgtcttcaaattttttgcaaaaatctttgcagacttatattttttgcgaaatctacctaataggtacaaaaaaacactgcaataccttacatttttaaggcgtttaaaaagcaggcgatttattattgttaaaactatCAGTTTGatgcgtgcaatttttcaattttagttaaaacagtgagttaataaaatggtgtatacgctagccgaaagaattgaaataattttcctttatggagctcaagatcggtgtgctcgcagaaccgcgagagcatttaatgaaaggtatcaagataaaaacgtgagccataaatacgtattagaattaatacgaaaatttgaagagacgggatcgatttgcaataagaaaaaatatgaaaatagagttgtcgatgaagcatgccaagttgaagtactaggacaatttgctatggatccaactttgtct from the Anthonomus grandis grandis chromosome 10, icAntGran1.3, whole genome shotgun sequence genome contains:
- the LOC126741578 gene encoding uncharacterized protein LOC126741578 isoform X2; protein product: MERKAVTLARRKQFDESIESHMEAIELFKKCLEIKDNKHAFECIQLQKEWNERQISNLQIKKSYFKRLEKQHLECERGSCTKYSQGIENLEDKIFKNFETHDSLICYLAQKGIIESFESNCNSIPIKEEKEPTPIIIGNKHPKNESTVIEELKELSGQLRESVQGLLTQLDDRNKEIEQLKEQIKDLELERSYKEAFKPPLKSKDSSSSASPSMTFPVTTDHLHDEIEIKSLPPLEDLTLPEIDIAAFKEFHVPEFEFKFFKKDD
- the LOC126741578 gene encoding uncharacterized protein LOC126741578 isoform X1 — translated: MNMDKFTLNRAHSMERKAVTLARRKQFDESIESHMEAIELFKKCLEIKDNKHAFECIQLQKEWNERQISNLQIKKSYFKRLEKQHLECERGSCTKYSQGIENLEDKIFKNFETHDSLICYLAQKGIIESFESNCNSIPIKEEKEPTPIIIGNKHPKNESTVIEELKELSGQLRESVQGLLTQLDDRNKEIEQLKEQIKDLELERSYKEAFKPPLKSKDSSSSASPSMTFPVTTDHLHDEIEIKSLPPLEDLTLPEIDIAAFKEFHVPEFEFKFFKKDD